ATCACGATGAGCTGAGCAGGGAACATCcgacgtcacattaaagacagtacgacgctacaatagaaactgatacattgtaatattgtagACGTTGCGCTATAATTCACTTTTGATGTAAGAATGGTTTGAGGTCTTGCTTcccactagcgccacctcaccTGATTAAAAAATATCCAGCCTCCTGATTCCATTCTCGCAATAGGCAGCGCTGCGGCCAAGTGAAACTTGTCTTTTGTTGCGCGACGTCAATCATGTTGCGCGATGTGGTTTAATCTATGACGTAAAAGgtgttattatttatatatcagtgaaatcccagtatttccttcactgataaaaatgatatctttacaagttagatatcactttttttttattatattttgctattacactgctggagaccttcaCCCATGACCCACAGTTGACCTTGCCGGAACTACTTTTGTACATGCCGTCTGCTACATTCACGTCTGGATTTCACGTCCGCCGTGAAATCTTCGTGGACCGCATCACAAGGCCCTGCACTTCCGTGCAATATATAGTTCACCAAAAAAGAGGTAAAAAACTATTCATTTGCataatttacgtaaatacctatattgcattagcattaagcacccTGGTGGAATGTctaattacttacagacagcgtttaCAACTGcaaaaaggttttgtgagcgcGGACTTGAACGAAATTCCAGCGcgtatgaatgaaatcagaaatacgacgaagatggcacattgtttatttttttcacggatgcaacagataaactgatacgcatttatatccatgtagagaaaatgtcaggatataaataataagtagaatattgcacagtgaaggctgaatagtataaatattgttctcgtgaaaggtaGTAATGATAACTCACGAGAACAACAtatatggtattcaaccttcactgagCAATATTCTCTATTTCTCACTCTGACTTTGCGTTACTGTCGAAGCGGTATAGAACGTTGCTGTAGCTAGACCGGGCTACTAGGAGGTATTCTTCCGGTAGACAATGACATTAACAATTCAGATCATGACTATGATTGCTTAAATGTATATTCTTGGTTGACAGTTTGGACATGTCTTTTCACGTCTTCATGAAAGGGCCGTTATGATTATTAACCCAAGATTGTGACGTAAAAATGCCATAACCATGGGATGTTGATACgttttgtgacgtcacgtcaACATCAAACTTTCAAACTGATGACATATCTCGCACGAAATGTCGGCATAGTTCCAGACGTCATAATTGTTCGCAAAGCGTCATGAAACGTCACAGAAGACGCTGATCGGGACAAATTTGGCGGATGCTATGTTCAAAATGGTTACAGAAGCATGACTAAAGTTTAGCCGTACAAATATGCCCCAGGGCGAGATAGAGGGAGACGTATCGCCTATCGGGGCCAGATTGAACGAAACAAGATGGCCGACTTGTGAAGCACCGGTACCGATATCGACAGAGTAAGTCAGAAAAAATGTACGGGCAGGCTCAACGGTTTGCAAATGGCGGCcttgaagttgttgttgttgatatacatgtatatgtgatgtatTGTACAGACAGGCTTTTCCCAGTAGCTGCGGTTATTCTACAACTAACCTCTATACAATATACAGATAATAGCAAACATAGATTTATATCTTTTTGTCGTTTGGGAAATGGTACAGGAGATGTTGCCTGTATAAAAAACGATTTTTTCTATGGGCCCCGTATAGCTCTCTGCAACGGTCAGGCTCTTGGCCAACGAGGTCGCGTGTTTGAGTCCCGCTTTTGATGTTTATAAGGATTTAGGTCAGCGGGtgaggtacctggcaaaggtcggtagtccatcgcgtcctccatctttaacaccctgtaatttatgctgggggtgtgttgcctctcagccaatgagagtcgttgtTCGAGAGGCTTGTtggtgtaaactcggaacctacgtccaacattccggtttcccgatcgtcaagcggaaaacgaactatACTGTTCGATACCTTCTGGGaggaagagttctaccggaaatgtacagCACTTCGGCGGTTTTCGACGGCAATTTTCCTACACAGAAGAATTTTCAACACAGAAGTCTTTAGGGCTAGTTCTTAGGCAAGATGGAGTCGCCTACAACGacttttggcgctgactttacttataatttatcaacttgaggtacatattagaatttttttatggcatacacctgcgaggaaatgcatactcttttcattggtatttgtttgatatttacattttcttctcctttaactatTTCTCCATTCTTTCCCCGCCAGACTCACCTCGCCACCCAAAGTAGTGGATGGGGCGACCTTCGGTGGTCAATGCGCATGCGGGGTCGTTCTCTTGGCGCTATATATCGTACTGTGTAACTACTGGCCTGAGGTGAGAAATCATGCATATACCTGGGGTTAGCTTCAAGAGTACAGACAGGCTGAGTCTAAATTGACAAAGGGTCGAATTACATCcattacgtgtgaccgtttacCAACTATCATTCTGTCGTCGCTGTTATTGTTAATTTTCTTCTCTGATGTACTGTAGgctttcatatttcatattcatgAGAACGCATTAAAGTTGATTAGCCAAGAACACACTAGTCAGTGCGCCTGTGTTGGGTACTGATGAATATGGATGAATAGTtctattaaaatttgaaatctatATTGTTCCGTTTCTCAGTATATGTAGACAATGGATGTGGGATACAGACTACAGCTAATGTCATTAGTAATGGATGAACTTCACGTAGTTAGCCACACttaaaaatctttttatatTAACAGAAAATCTATTGTCTGACtaatactagaatgtattctgttatcataacacgATATTCTGCCGTATAaaacataatatcttgttagtGTGATGGAATATTTGtcttgaattaataaaatatgtgtgtgatattgtaacggaataatctgctacaatagcggaatacattctagaatgactcagacaaaagactttctgttaaatttaacggattattttttgagagtattgTGGATTTAGGCTCCAATAGTGACCATTTACTTTTGTTTAGAATTTTTATCCTTCTTATACATTGTTTCATTGCGAGAGCTGACTGTGACGTCATTGTTTATGTTCTCAGATCCCCACAGCATTTCTGGCTCTTGTGACAGCTGTCGGTCTCTCCGGCTTTTTGGACAAGAAACCAGTCGCAACAGGTAACAGTTGAGTGGCATCAAAAATATCTaataaaatcacaaatacagaaaaatgtccACTCTCTAcagaaataatctgttaaatttaacttttgTCCGAGTGATGCTAAAACGCATTTCTGTATATAGTGCTACTGATTACACATTCTGTTAATAAATATAGCGCTCATATTCtagtaattcaacataaagattctatttgGCTACCacggtattatgttgaatgtgacacgaTATTATGTTAAAGCCTATACATTACTCAATCAACAGACTTAAATATTAACAGATTTATATTACAAGCAGCCATTGTAACCGTGCATGTTAAACCGGAAAACATGTATCAACAATGGTAACCATAAAAATGTTAAACCGGTATACATTTATCAACAATGGTAAccatgaaaaatgtttaacGGGTACACATGAATCAACAATGGTAGCCATGAAAAATATACAGATCATGACCTTCTTGCCTTATGGCCGCAAATGCTTATATATATAGCACAAAATTTGTGCTATTACAGTACATATAATATCAGTACATATGTAttacagtacatatgtacatatcagtacatataaatacggtttctctccgaccgtgcgtggtaaggtctgacagcaaccggtgggtttccgccggggtTTGTCGAGTGTACCCTGGAtatcaacctgcatgtacatggaacACAAATTGTCCGGTTTTGTGTTGATAAAAAAAGATGTTGCCGCTTTTGACAGTGCGAACGTACGACCATTGACAGGTATTACCAAAAGCATTTTATGCCTGTAAAGTAATGCATCATGTGATTCTGTACGCAGGATTTCTGTTTACAGTGTCTTCACAAACGTCGAGTACAAACCAGGCCACATATACACAGACGGAGGGTCAAACGTGCCCCTGGTCCAGTCATTTACATTACAAGACGAACCAAGAGAGCGTCCACGAAGAACGACGATTGAGCTTAAAGGTAACCCACAAAGAACACCAACTGTTCCCCCAGCCAGGTGAAACAGAACATGAAACGAATGACCTAGGTCAGAGAGAACACCAGTCGTTGTCAGAGCTAACCCACAGAGAGGGACACACgaatgacctacatgtaggccaaagAGAACACCTCTCGTGCTTAGAGCTTGCCCATAGAGAACGTCAGACGAATGACCTGGGCCAGAGACATCGTCATTCGTGTTCCGAACTAGCCCATAGAGAACGTCAAACGAATGAACTAGGCCAGAGAGAATATCAATCGTACTCAGAACTAACCCAGAGAGACCATCAAACGAATGACTTAGGCCATAGGCTTCGTCTATTATGTTCAGAATTAAACCAGAGAGAACGTCAAACGGATGATCTGGGCCACCACCATCTTCAGTCGTCTTCAGAACTAGCCAAGAGAGAACATCAAAGAGCTGAAGAAAACCATAGGGATCATCTACTAAACGTACGTTCAGAGCTAGCTCAGACAGATCGTCAAACAAATTACCTGTGCCAGAGGGATAGTCAGTCGTGTTCAGAGCTAGACCATGGAGAGTTTCGAACACAGCTATCCCACAGTGAAACTCGGACGAATTCGGTGGATCTACGCCTGTCAGAATTTAAAATGGGCTCGGGGCTGATCCAAACAGAATCCGAAGCAAATGTAGAACACACCGACGCGGAATACAATGGAGGAGAGTTTGCTACTCCAAACGTATACCCCAGTCAGTATTATGGAGGGACAACATTGAGTCAAGGCGTACAAACTGACGAAGACGAAACAACGAATATCAATGGAATTTTTCAACGAACCGTGCGACAGCCGTTTGTTAAAACGAGAGATTTTTCCGGATCAACAACGGATGATAACGAATGGCCAGATTTATCCGATGCTGAGACAAATGTGGAAGATTCAAACCTGGAGGCAGATTTGGCGACAGCAAAACCGGCTGGCGATACTTCTCCTGGAGCACAAGTTAAGGAGCATGTGTCCCAAGCTGTGGATGGGGCACCAAAGGGGGGCGAAAGACACGCATCCGTCTTGAAGAAACAATCACCAAATTTCAAGCACATCAAAACACAAAACGGCCAACAGAGTTTGTCAGCGACTAAGGCCAAGAGAAGCCCCAGAGTCGCGCCACGAGTACGAGTGGCATCCTCCGAGACCGTCACCAGCAGATTGGAAATACCGGCATTCGGCAAGGTTTGGCGGGAACCGGAAGAGCGGGTAAGGCAAGCCGATGTTAGCCATGCAGGCAATTTCCAGCAAAACAAAAGCCCAGAAGACGGTCATATTGCCGAGGATGTAACGAGAGAACCAGATAAACCATCTGCTTACAACGAACCTTCAAACGACTGTAGTTCAATAGTCACAGGTAATTCCATGGACCAAAATCTCAATTGTCACAACTGTTCTATGTATGGCCACGCTTCGTCAGACTGTCTTCGTGAGCCTATTTCGTCGAGGTCCGAGGAAAAGGGTAAGAGTCAAAACGCTGACAGTTCAGCACTTCAGTCGAGGAATAAACCTAGTATAGATTTTAATGGCGTACACGGGGAGCATGCACAAGCGCCTGACAGCGGAGTTTCACAAGTGCCGTCAGTGGTAGACGGCGGTGTATCAGCAACGCCCCCAACCGGCGAAGCTCACACTCAAACTGTTTTGTTCTCGGACATTTTGAGGATCAACATTCGGAGACAGCTTCAGACTGAGACAAGACGCTTCCACACTCGGCGTAGTCGGCTTCGGCTCAGATACGCCCGAGAATGTAAGTATTGGAGCGTCTTTGATGGCGTCCACACTACAAGCACCTTTCATAGCACCCAAACTCCAAACACTTTTAATAGTACCCAAACTCCAGACCTCGATATGGTGTTATATTGGACACTTGGAATGGCATGACTTCATCTAGGACACTATGGTAGTTCACTTTCGGAGAGAAATAGGATTACACTAGTACATGTCCTGGTAATATGTCTTTCGTTTAAACTTACGAATCGAGCAGTCGATCGTGTTTTAATTACGAACTTCCGCCAAGCTAAAGGAACGCGCATGCGGTCGTTCGAAGATTTCTTCCTACGCAACCTTTCGTTGAGAATTTGTTTTGTATAGGCCTTCttatacttgttttttttcatttgaaatataAGGTTGCTCTTGGGACCATTTGATTTCGTTGTCAGAGTCTATCTATCAAATAGTCAACGCGTTCCTTACTACATCTTGGAGGAAAGTCGAATATAAAGCATGGTGAACGTTGCTTCGACTTGGtctattaaaaattttaaaccgCTTGAATTACTGTTAAAAATGGTTATCGATGCAGGCTTTGACGTTTCTGCACTTTGGATGACTTAGAGAATCAGTGTATACCAAATAAGTGGAAGGGTTCGAGTTGTACAAGTCAGTGGAAGTAATAGTGAACTCTAAATAAGGATAACTCAGCTGACCTTGGAACTAGTCCTTGACACACGAGAGTTTTGCAGAATGATGGTGTGTCTGTCCATTGctggccactttcacaaacttcgtaaatcaatcTTTCGTAACGcttctcgtaaatgacgtctTATGGCACGATGACGTAAAAAACGTCGAAAAAAAGTTACGACAAATAcgacttacgaagttttgtgaaagtggtcccagCGTCTAAACCTTGTCTAAATATTGGTCACTATAATATATTACTGTTCCATGTTCAGTGTAAACATGGCGAGTGTGTTTTATTGGAACAGTGGAGAAGCTGAGACGGGAACTTGTAGGGAAGAACCAAATCCTGTCCTCCTTACAGCTCAAGATCCCTACCCTGGAGCAAGAGATCCACGGACTCAGGATGGAGAAGGCTGAGATAATCCGGGCCCTACAGGAGGAGAGAGGGAAAACCCTCACCCTGATGGGACGCTTAAAGGACGTGTACGACAGACTCATGGTGATCAACTCCGCCCAgctgctacaacaacaacatctgcAGTTTGATCATTCCATGTAGGCTAGCTTCCGGGACGCTAAATGTAGAGTGTGTGGACAATGCATGTAATGTTGGAATTAGGGTATATCCGAAACAACTCAGAATATCTAGAGACTAATTTTCATTTCGAATAGTTAAAACAATTGAgatgtttgttttgtgaaagAAGAAACACAATAATGGTGGTATCATGAAAGGACACGCATATTCACAGTGCGTTGTACGTGGCATTTTCTGACGGTTTTCGGCGCTATAAAGTCTTTACGCAGTTACCATGTATTTCTCTCATCGGTCATCATTTGTACGTTGGAAATATCATGTATTGGACCAACAttctttgaataaaaatatcattttaagagAGATGGCGGATGCCGTTCTTCTGCTTATGATGGGCCTACATCCGTTAAGCGAAAAATCTCACGGATATTTCGTCTCCCAGCTCCCTTAAGCTTTTAACGGAATTGTGTAGGCCAGGGCCCTCttccacaaaacttcgtaaatcagttctttttaacttttctcgtaaatgacgtcgccttatggcaATTTAACCTAGACAACGTCTTTTAGGAAAACGTTTGGTTTCTGAAAGTGGTCCCCACTCTTTGTTGGTGCATAAACTCGTGACATGATTTTgcattttgcatattttgtttatttatttacttattcatttatttatatatatgattggtgttttacgtcctagtcaagaatatttcacttatacgacggcggccagcattatggttggaggaaaccgggcagagcccggacgaaacccacgaccatccgcaggttgctgacagaccttcccacgtacggccggagaggaagccagcatgagctcacatcgaccgcattagtgagaggctcctgggtcgatacgctgcactagcgcgctaaccaactgagccacggaagccccagCATGGTCATGTAAACCGTTGCTTAAATGATCAAGAATAAATGCTATTATATAATGGTTCTCCATCTTTCTATTCTCCTTTtggcgggggcctccgtggctcagttggttagcgcgctagcgcagcgtaatgacccaggaatctctcaccagtgcggtcgctgtgagttcaagtccagctcatgctggcttcctctccggttgtacgtgggaaggtctgacagcaacctgcggatgatcgtgggtttcccccgggctctgcccggtttcctcccaccataatgctgaccgccgtcgtataagtgaaatattcttgagtatggtgtaaaacaccaatcaaataaataaataaataaatattctccTTTTGAAGATCTTCTGGGAGCCCGCTgatggtgatgggtttccttcgggctctgtcTGGATTCCTCCGCAAATAACATTGGCCggcatcgtattagtgaaatattcttgagtatggcgtaatacaccaataaaataaataaatatatgtttttggaTAACAAAGGTGCGTGTTTAACCAATAATTGACTTCATACAGACACTCCAAAAttagacagacagacaatcGCATATTCGTTTACACTACTAATCACATTCCAGTGATCAGGCCACCAAACAAGGGTATCTGCGATCCAAACAACTGACACAACCGGTCCCTCCTTCCAATTATGTtggagtgggtgagtgagtgcttggggtttaacatcgtacttagcaatttttcaatcatatgacgacgaaggagtccttatagtcctgcaaaaaggaggcacattacacgatAATTTACTGTTGGGTTTCGACAATTTTACGTTTTGTTAATTTGTCAACTTTTGCAGGCAAAACTGGCTGCTCAAcaaaatttgtatttaattttttggaaTTTATGATTACGAATAAtttgtattatacatatacatccatTTTATACTTATAAAATAGAAACTACGCAGAGGCTTCGTATTcgaaaacaatatttttctcaTAAACTAAaataagatgaaaaaaatgtctaaataatctatattttcaaatacatctgttacagaaaacaaataaaactgcatACGATGCCTGTAAACCGACTCAAATTGAATACGTTATGGCATGCACGAGTTGATACTGTGAATCATAGTAAGCTATAACCAGTCTGCCATGCTGAAACATTTCAACCAGTCAAACTGAGCATGTTGGTAGAAGCTACAAGACGATATTATTTAAGACGATGGGAATTTTGCCCGTCGGGGATTTTGTCCGCGAGGTTCCTGTCCGCGAGGTTTTTTTTCGCGGGGTTTTTGTCCgccggggcttttgtcctggattaCATCGGGGTCGGTCGGATTATATTGGCACTGTAACTGCCTCTCTCCTCGTACAGGATTTCGTGTAGTCTTCCGCTCAGGTCAAACGTTAAGCGAATGACAAATGTTTAAAGATCGGAGGACCAGGTTCAAAGATAAGATGTCAAACATTCTGATTGACCGATGGACAGGCAGAACGACTGATTTCTAGACCagagacgtctaataaattgcaattaacatcactgttttttttttacctaattctgcttcagccatggtAATTGGGGGCGTgcaatttgctattatttatgcatttaaatgaaattagaataaaactctaactcacataaactgacaagaggccgtattttaccggttacgtgtgatcacgctgtcgtcgctgctctggttttgctctatatgctgtacgtgtacCATACTGTCATCTCTactctggtttttctccctatgctgtatatctatcacactgtggtcgctgccctggtttttctccctgtgctgcacgtctatcacactgtcgacgctactctggttttacactctatgctgtacatctatcacgctgtcgtcgctactctgctttttctctctatgctgcacgtctatcatactgtcgtcgctgctctgtttttacactgtatgctgtacatctatcgcactgtcgtcgctactctggttttacactctatgctgtacatctatcgcactgtcgtcgctactctggttttacactctatgctgtacgtctatcacgctgtcgtcgctactctggttttacactctatgttgtacgtctatcacgctgtcgtcactgctgtggttttactctctatgctgtacgtctatcgcactgtcgtcgctgttctggttttacactctatgctgtacgtctatcgcactgtcgtcgctactctggttttacactctatgctgtacgtctatcacgctgtcgtcgctactctggttttacactctatgctgtacgtctttcacgctgtcgtcgctgctatggttttactctctatgctgtacgtctatcacactgtcgtcgatgctctgttTTTacactctgtgctgtacgtctatcgcactgtggtcgctactctggttttctctctgtgctatGCGTCTTAATTATGGCCACGAGTTGTTTGCATCTGAAGCTTGGTTCAAGTCGATCTGTTGTGCGAAAAGTTAGTCATGCGTGTCTTGTCGGTTTTACCTTGTAAGCCTACATATCCTTCTTTATCGTCCTACATGGCATTTATACTTTTAAAGATCGGAGTACCAGGTTAAAGATAACATGTCCAAAATTTTGATTGATCGACCGACTCGAAATCCAATGGGCAACGCCAGCCCAAGTTCGAATCCTCCTCGCAGCGGTGGAAGgttttgtaaaacatattttttaaattcttttttcttgCAGGCTAACGGACTGAGATATAGTTACGGAAATTTTCCCAGCCTTGCTTCATTCTCTCAACCCagataatattttattcaaaaataacttttttgcaACTTTCACGGAATATCTTTACTTtgaattttcactttatttcTCGCAGTTTCGAACCCTGCTCGCAGCGATTCTTTTTCATTTGGTCTTTTGCAAATTCCACTACTTCCCGTTTTGGACTTGGTGCTTTGCATCTTTAAACTACTCTAAATTTAGACATCACaagatcatttttcttgcataCAATGCGGTTGTCAAGAGAAATTAGCTGGCATTTAGCCAAGTAAAATTACCTAAGCTCTGATCAATGCTCGAGAGTAATGAATAGTTGGGCGTTGTCTTTTAAAGAGATGTGATGGCTAAGTGGTTAATGTGTTGGACTCGAAATCCAATGGGTAATTCCCACGCAGTTTCTAACCTTACTCGCAGCGGAAGAATGttttctaaaacatattttttgtaaaacataatttttaaattcttATTTCTTGCAAGCTCACAGGCTGAAATGTGCCTTGGGAAACTTTCCTGGCTTTGTTCCATTCTCACCAGCAAGGAAatattttatggaaaaataacttttttttgcAACTTTCACGAGGTTAATTTACCTTGAACACGCACATAGAAGATGATTTTTGATAAAATCACATTAAAGTAAATCACATTTATCATAAACATCCAAGCGGCTGTCAGCAGAAATGAAGTAGCAACTAGTTAAAAGAAATGAACTAATCTCTGGTCAATACTTGAGAGTAATGGATATTTAGGCGCTGTTTTTATCACAGCtgtgatggccgagtggttacGGCGGATGTTCAGTGTAGGCACTGGACACAGACCTctattacaacttccgtttttcgggagggacgaatgtaattctgtgtattttagggtgtaaagtctttttttttaataatgaaagtttaaaattctgggcgagaggacacaggGAAACAGGTgatgatgaggctgcgagtgacgtccccttggcatTGCTAGGCACCCGTCCCatctgccggcatagaaaggtccagattttaacggtcaacctatgtcaactTTTATTGATTCTTACTCACAGGCTGCTCCAGgtgtgcaccaaagcttattgggcACGGAGAGAGTGAGCGAGAGAGGAAACAGGTgatgatgaggctgcgagtgacgtccccttggcatTGCTAGGCACCCGTCACatctgccggcatagaaaggtccagattttaacggtcaacctatgtcaagacttTTATTGATTCTTACTCACAGGCTGCTCCAGgtgtgcaccaaagcttattgggcACGGAgagagtgagcgagtgcttggggtttaacgtcgtactaaacaatttatcagtcatatgacgacgaaggaatctttagagcgcatgtaatgtgcctccttgttgctggacggatttccactgctcttttatctagtgctgcttcactgagacgccttacggTAGGCCAGTAGGCCAGTGTaggccattacactgatacgggtcaaccagtcgttgcactatccccttcatgctgaacgccaagcgaggaggttacaacttcctctttaaggtcttacgtgtgactcgacccaggattgaccttggatctaccactcccgaagcggacgctctaccaactgtactattGGGGCTGGTACTATTgtccacggaatgtttgggactgagctactgcgctaaacgttaacattgtcgcttatggaaaataaTAGGGTCTGTGGCCAACTGAGGTGATCGGACCTGTTTTTGGAGTTGCgagttgttgatgttgtaagCGTTGTTTCCCGAATCGATATTCTCGGAGTGGACGATCTTACCAGAAGGATTTATCGCTGCTTGTGGAGATTAGAAATAACTCTGAAAGTCGAAAGTCATTTTGACTCGACATTTCTGCATTCTGTGTTTACCGTCATTACAAGAGAATTTCGCTTTTCAGAGTTATAATACTTGTGTATTGCGTATATACATTGGGTTTCGTCTATCCTGGCTGTAATCGTCTTAGTCTAAATCCGCGTTCACACGGCGCAATTTGTCGTATCGACAGATCGAATTCGACACGTGGAATAGTACAAGTTTATTTAATAAGCCATGTTCAGACGACACGATTTGTCGAATGTTACAATCGTATCATATTTTCCTTGGACTAGTCGAATCCGACTGAATACTTCGGCCTTTCTGAACTGTCCATACCACGTGGTCAATCATGACATTTACTGAATACTTCGGCCTTTCTGAACTGTCCATACCACGTGTACAGTCATGACATTTACTGAATACTCCGGCCTTTCTGAACTGTCCATACCACGTGGACAATCGTGACATTTACTGAATGGTCGTACAGACTTTGCATTGAGAAATGGATTTGACCCAAGATCTATATATAAACTGAcgtccaaaagaaactttacaaagagttcaaatcaatttattctgccaaagcaaaaaaaaaaaaaaaaaaaaggatgattGAAGTTTAATACATTGAAAAGACCAAtcactttagatattgaaaatctt
This DNA window, taken from Liolophura sinensis isolate JHLJ2023 chromosome 11, CUHK_Ljap_v2, whole genome shotgun sequence, encodes the following:
- the LOC135478302 gene encoding uncharacterized protein LOC135478302; translation: MPQGEIEGDVSPIGARLNETRWPTCEAPVPISTELTSPPKVVDGATFGGQCACGVVLLALYIVLCNYWPEIPTAFLALVTAVGLSGFLDKKPVATGFLFTVSSQTSSTNQATYTQTEGQTCPWSSHLHYKTNQESVHEERRLSLKVTHKEHQLFPQPGETEHETNDLGQREHQSLSELTHREGHTNDLHVGQREHLSCLELAHRERQTNDLGQRHRHSCSELAHRERQTNELGQREYQSYSELTQRDHQTNDLGHRLRLLCSELNQRERQTDDLGHHHLQSSSELAKREHQRAEENHRDHLLNVRSELAQTDRQTNYLCQRDSQSCSELDHGEFRTQLSHSETRTNSVDLRLSEFKMGSGLIQTESEANVEHTDAEYNGGEFATPNVYPSQYYGGTTLSQGVQTDEDETTNINGIFQRTVRQPFVKTRDFSGSTTDDNEWPDLSDAETNVEDSNLEADLATAKPAGDTSPGAQVKEHVSQAVDGAPKGGERHASVLKKQSPNFKHIKTQNGQQSLSATKAKRSPRVAPRVRVASSETVTSRLEIPAFGKVWREPEERVRQADVSHAGNFQQNKSPEDGHIAEDVTREPDKPSAYNEPSNDCSSIVTGNSMDQNLNCHNCSMYGHASSDCLREPISSRSEEKGKSQNADSSALQSRNKPSIDFNGVHGEHAQAPDSGVSQVPSVVDGGVSATPPTGEAHTQTVLFSDILRINIRRQLQTETRRFHTRRSRLRLRYARELEKLRRELVGKNQILSSLQLKIPTLEQEIHGLRMEKAEIIRALQEERGKTLTLMGRLKDVYDRLMVINSAQLLQQQHLQFDHSM